In Helianthus annuus cultivar XRQ/B chromosome 9, HanXRQr2.0-SUNRISE, whole genome shotgun sequence, the following are encoded in one genomic region:
- the LOC110877156 gene encoding trihelix transcription factor ASIL2-like has product MDYNQSVRNRRPARNNNNYHNSNTYNEYENDEYEEENEGMNMNPRYGYQEPDDEEDEEDDDNNNEYQHGYYRVSGTGIDVGESSRRHQKKRRLDNIVSSYEYANAPRVSERSSGDEWSENATYVLLEVWGDRFLQLGRKSLRGDDWVEVAEKVSEMCKMEIDEAQCRNRLEALKKKYKKEKAKMEDMGMLGREGYNGKWGFFKKMDMLLAPKKQHSGLPCGVDSGEYVFMNTKAYLNNSNALDEMRDSPCESESDDDDDHDDGKDEEGFRLLAESVQNFGEIYEKIEGRKRQQMLELEKMRMDFQRELELQKKQILERAQAEIAKIREGDDEDGNSVENLSG; this is encoded by the coding sequence ATGGATTACAATCAATCCGTTCGAAATAGACGTCCTGCACGTAACAACAATAATTATCATAATAGCAACACGTACAACGAGTATGAAAACGATGAATATGAAGAAGAAAACGAAGGTATGAATATGAACCCAAGGTACGGTTATCAAGAACCTGACGATGAAGAAGACGAAGAAGATGATGATAATAACAATGAGTATCAACATGGATATTATAGGGTTTCCGGTACAGGAATTGATGTAGGCGAATCATCAAGACGTCACCAAAAGAAGCGTCGGTTAGATAACATAGTGTCGAGTTACGAATACGCTAACGCCCCTCGTGTTTCGGAGAGATCATCGGGTGACGAGTGGAGCGAGAACGCGACGTACGTGTTGTTAGAGGTTTGGGGCGATCGGTTTTTACAGTTGGGGCGAAAGAGTTTGCGCGGGGATGATTGGGTCGAGGTCGCGGAGAAGGTGTCGGAGATGTGTAAGATGGAGATTGACGAGGCGCAGTGTCGGAATCGGTTAGAAGCGTTGAAGAAGAAGTACAAGAAAGAAAAGGCGAAAATGGAGGATATGGGGATGCTTGGAAGAGAAGGGTATAATGGTAAATGGGGATTTTTTAAAAAGATGGATATGTTGTTGGCACCGAAGAAGCAACATAGTGGGTTACCGTGTGGGGTTGATTCGGGGGAGTACGTGTTTATGAATACGAAGGCTTATTTAAACAATTCAAACGCGTTGGATGAGATGCGGGATAGCCCGTGTGAATCGGAGTCTGATGACGATGATGATCACGATGACGGGAAGGATGAGGAAGGGTTTCGGTTGTTGGCGGAATCGGTTCAGAATTTTGGGGAGATTTACGAGAAGATTGAGGGGAGAAAACGGCAACAGATGTTGGAGTTGGAGAAGATGAGGATGGATTTTCAGAGGGAACTGGAGCTTCAGAAAAAGCAGATTCTTGAACGGGCGCAAGCGGAGATTGCGAAGATTCGAGAAGGAGATGATGAAGATGGTAATTCGGTTGAGAATCTTAGTGGATAA
- the LOC110877155 gene encoding probable L-cysteine desulfhydrase, chloroplastic: MSSNNLSDHHSDDQNGTTTTPTPLTPTTIRSEFSHHSPIIARINNGSFGSVPNSVILSQRRYHLRFLQQPDDFYLNHLKPSILRSRDVIKTLINANHVNEISIIDNATTGAAIVLQHVKWSFFDNKFNSGDTAVMLHYAYGAVKKSVQAYVTRSGGDVIEVKMPYPVYSNDEIIKAFRNGLNLGKMNNRKVRLAVIDHITSMPSVVIPVKELVQMCRDEGVDCIFVDAAHAIGSIEVDVQDIGADFYTSNLHKWMFCPPSVAFLHCRNPEMSNLHHPVVSHEYGNGIAIESSWVGTRDYSAQLVVPDALEFVNRFENGIDGIRKWNHEKVGEMAEMLVEAWGTNLGTPLDMCASMAMVGLPVCLGIGSESDALKLRKHLRDCFMVEVPIYYRQPVDGEVDPVTGYARISHQIYNTVDDYYRFRDAVCSLVSSGFTCKVFQD, from the coding sequence aTGTCGTCCAATAATCTCTCCGACCACCACTCCGACGACCAAAAcggcaccaccaccacccccacccccctcACCCCCACCACCATCCGCTCCGAATTCTCCCACCACTCCCCCATCATCGCCCGTATCAACAACGGCAGCTTCGGCTCCGTCCCTAACTCCGTCATCCTCTCCCAACGCCGTTACCACCTCCGTTTCCTCCAACAACCAGACGACTTCTACCTCAACCACCTCAAACCCTCCATATTACGCTCCCGTGACGtcatcaaaaccctaatcaacGCCAATCACGTCAACGAGATCTCAATCATCGACAACGCCACCACCGGCGCCGCCATCGTCCTGCAACACGTCAAATGGAGCTTCTTCGACAACAAATTCAACTCCGGCGACACCGCCGTCATGCTCCACTACGCCTACGGTGCCGTTAAAAAGTCCGTGCAGGCTTACGTCACACGCTCTGGAGGTGACGTCATCGAGGTTAAAATGCCATATCCTGTTTATTCTAATGATGAGATTATTAAAGCGTTTAGAAATGGTTTGAATTTGGGGAAAATGAATAATAGGAAAGTTAGGTTAGCGGTTATTGATCATATTACGTCTATGCCATCGGTAGTTATTCCGGTTAAAGAGTTAGTTCAAATGTGTAGGGATGAAGGGGTAGATTGTATATTCGTCGATGCTGCACACGCGATCGGGTCGATTGAGGTCGACGTGCAGGATATCGGGGCGGATTTTTACACGAGTAACTTGCATAAGTGGATGTTTTGTCCGCCTTCGGTTGCGTTTTTGCATTGTCGGAATCCGGAAATGTCGAACTTACACCATCCGGTGGTGTCGCACGAGTACGGGAACGGGATAGCGATCGAGAGTTCGTGGGTGGGTACGCGGGATTACAGCGCGCAGTTGGTTGTACCGGACGCGTTGGAGTTTGTGAACCGGTTTGAGAACGGGATTGACGGGATACGGAAGTGGAATCACGAGAAGGTTGGTGAGATGGCGGAGATGTTGGTGGAAGCGTGGGGGACGAATCTTGGAACCCCGTTGGATATGTGTGCGAGTATGGCGATGGTTGGGTTGCCGGTTTGTTTGGGGATTGGGAGTGAGTCGGATGCGTTGAAGTTAAGGAAGCATTTGCGGGATTGTTTTATGGTTGAGGTTCCGATTTATTATCGGCAGCCGGTTGATGGGGAGGTGGATCCGGTTACGGGCTATGCGAGGATTTCGCATCAGATTTATAACACGGTTGATGATTATTATAGATTTAGGGATGCTGTTTGCAGCCTTGTTTCGTCTGGGTTCACGTGTAAAGTTTTTCAAGATTGA